The following are encoded in a window of Conger conger chromosome 19, fConCon1.1, whole genome shotgun sequence genomic DNA:
- the LOC133119095 gene encoding tetratricopeptide repeat protein 38-like: MIASHNYWHWSLYFIEKGQYEEALTIFDNHVMRLCKASGSMLDMVDACSMLYRLEMEGVNVKDRYRELLQQTKPHTEDHVLLFNDLHFLMTALGAKEEATSRRLVETLQELAEAPGENLQHQLARGLGVPMCQAMVAYDQGDFGKAVELLRPLRYRFTGIGGSDAQRDVFQQLLVHSALKSDKKQHQKFARCLLVERDAARPNSLLTNRLIQRANALHI; encoded by the exons ATGATTGCTTCTCACAACTACTGGCACTGGTCTCTGTATTTCATTGAAAAG GGTCAGTACGAGGAAGCCCTGACTATATTTGACAATCAT gtgatgCGCCTCTGCAAGGCGTCGGGGTCGATGCTGGACATGGTGGACGCCTGCTCCATGCTCTACCGGCTGGAGATGGAGG gtgtaaaTGTAAAGGATCGCTACCGGGAGCTGCTCCAGCAGACCAAGCCTCACACGGAGGACCACGTCCTGCTCTTCAACGACCTCCACTTCCTGATGACGGCACTGGGAGCCAAGGAGGAGGCGACTTCACGCCGCCTGGTGGAAACTCTGCAGGAGCTGGCAGA AGCCCCGGGGGAGAATTTGCAGCACCAGTTGGCGCGGGGCCTTGGGGTGCCCATGTGCCAGGCCATGGTGGCGTACGACCAGGGGGACTTCGGCAAGGCCGTGGAGCTCCTGCGTCCCCTCCGCTACCGCTTCACAGGCATAGGGGGCAGCGACGCGCAG AGGGACGTCTTCCAGCAGTTGCTTGTGCATTCGGCATTGAAGTCGGATAAGAAACAGCACCAGAAGTTTGCCAG ATGCCTGCTGGTGGAGCGTGACGCCGCCAGACCCAACTCTCTGCTCACCAACCGGCTGATCCAGAGAGCCAACGCTCTGCACATCTGA
- the ttc38 gene encoding tetratricopeptide repeat protein 38, which produces MNPASFRDCKAWQADGLSLSTTSNEACKLFDATLSQYATWRNDESLGGIEGCISAMQKADPNFVMGHAIAAGLELVGTGSSLRLNERLAGDIARLVEMAAGQSLTPRERLHVSGVEHFAKGRHSEACEAWEEILLDHPRDMLAIKLAHDGYFYLGQQTPMRDSLARVLHHWTPQIPLYSYLKSMYSFGLEETRCYDEAEKVAKEGLEMNPQDGWAAHTVAHVHEMRAEMDKGLQFMASTEKGWEVCDMIASHNYWHWSLYFIEKGQYEEALTIFDNHVMRLCKASGSMLDMVDACSMLYRLEMEGVNVKDRYRELLQQTKPHTEDHVLLFNDLHFLMTALGAKEEATSRRLVETLQELAEAPGENLQHQLARGLGVPMCQAMVAYDQGDFGKAVELLRPLRYRFTGIGGSDAQRDVFQQLLVHSALKSDKKQHQKFARCLLVERDAARPNSLLTNRLIQRANALHI; this is translated from the exons ATGAATCCTGCAAGTTTCAGAGATTGCAAG GCCTGGCAGGCGgatggtctgtctctctccaccacCAGCAACGAGGCCTGCAAGTTGTTTGACGCCACGCTGTCCCAG TATGCGACCTGGCGCAACGACGAAAGCCTAGGAGGAATAGAGGGGTGCATCTCCGCCATGCAGAAGGCTGACCCCAACTTTG tgatgGGTCATGCGATCGCGGCGGGGCTGGAGCTGGTGGGAACCGGGAGCTCGCTGCGGCTGAACGAGCGGCTGGCAGGCGACATCGCGCGGCTGGTGGAGATGGCGGCGGGCCAGAGCCTCACCCCACGAGAGCGCCTCCACGTCAGTGGCGTGGAGCACTTCGCCAAGGG ACGTCACTCTGAAGCCTGCGAAGCATGGGAAGAGATCCTTCTAGATCACCCCCGAGACATGCTGGCGATCAAGCTCGCTCACGACGGCTATTTCTACCTGGGCCAGCAGACCCCCATGCGAGACTCGTTGGCCAGAGTTCTTCACCACTGGACTCCGCAGATACCCCTGTACAG TTACCTCAAGAGCATGTATTCCTTTGGTCTGGAGGAGACTCGTTGTTATGACGAAGCAGAAAAGGTAGCAAAGGAG GGTCTGGAGATGAACCCGCAGGACGGCTGGGCTGCTCACACCGTGGCCCACGTCCACGAGATGAGGGCAGAGATGGACAAGGGCCTGCAGTTCATGGCCAGCACCGAGAAGGGCTGGGAG GTCTGTGACATGATTGCTTCTCACAACTACTGGCACTGGTCTCTGTATTTCATTGAAAAG GGTCAGTACGAGGAAGCCCTGACTATATTTGACAATCAT gtgatgCGCCTCTGCAAGGCTTCGGGGTCGATGCTGGACATGGTGGACGCCTGCTCCATGCTCTACCGGCTGGAGATGGAGG gtgtaaaTGTAAAGGATCGCTATCGGGAGCTGCTCCAGCAGACCAAGCCTCACACGGAGGACCACGTCCTGCTCTTCAACGACCTCCACTTCCTGATGACGGCACTGGGAGCCAAGGAGGAGGCGACTTCACGCCGCCTGGTGGAAACTCTGCAGGAGCTTGCAGA AGCCCCGGGGGAGAATTTGCAGCACCAGTTGGCGCGGGGCCTTGGGGTGCCCATGTGCCAGGCCATGGTGGCGTACGACCAGGGGGACTTCGGCAAGGCCGTGGAGCTTCTGCGTCCCCTCCGCTACCGCTTCACAGGCATAGGGGGCAGCGACGCGCAG AGGGACGTCTTCCAGCAGTTGCTTGTGCATTCGGCATTGAAGTCGGATAAGAAACAGCACCAGAAGTTTGCTAG ATGCCTGCTGGTGGAGCGTGACGCCGCCAGACCCAACTCTCTGCTCACCAACCGGCTGATCCAGAGAGCCAACGCTCTGCACATCTGA